From Bordetella flabilis, the proteins below share one genomic window:
- a CDS encoding AraC family transcriptional regulator — translation MASLLERLAPNEGYTQSALDGVRFMRSNRPLGRTPVLYEPGIVIVCQGRKFGFLGDAVHVYDAQHYLVLSVPLPFSTETEASETEPMLAVSLRLELTELTELILAIDEMAPSGAKATPVGMVSTPLDGDLADATLRLLRALGSPVEARILGPAIRREIFFRVLSGSQGPAMKAALAHQGRFGRVAKALRRIHADFAQPLDVGSLAQEAGMSVPAFHANFRAVTLTSPIQYIKSTRLHQARLMMIRDGLTAASASARVGYESPSQFSREFKRFFGRSPIDEARDMRASFALSPAVSIAAFAGAH, via the coding sequence ATGGCAAGCCTGCTGGAACGGCTTGCTCCCAACGAGGGGTACACGCAGTCCGCGCTGGACGGCGTGCGTTTCATGCGATCCAACCGTCCGTTGGGTCGCACTCCCGTGCTTTACGAGCCGGGCATCGTAATCGTGTGCCAGGGACGCAAATTCGGCTTCCTGGGCGACGCGGTCCATGTGTACGACGCGCAGCACTATCTCGTACTGTCGGTCCCGCTGCCGTTCTCCACCGAAACCGAGGCCAGCGAGACCGAGCCGATGCTCGCCGTTTCGCTGCGGCTGGAATTGACCGAGCTGACCGAGTTGATATTGGCGATCGATGAGATGGCGCCATCGGGCGCCAAGGCGACCCCCGTAGGCATGGTATCGACACCCTTGGATGGCGACCTGGCCGACGCCACGCTGCGCTTGTTGCGGGCCTTGGGCTCGCCGGTGGAAGCGCGCATTCTGGGGCCCGCCATCCGGCGGGAGATTTTCTTTCGGGTTCTTTCCGGAAGCCAGGGACCGGCAATGAAGGCCGCGCTGGCACACCAGGGCCGCTTCGGGCGGGTCGCGAAGGCGCTGCGCCGTATCCACGCCGACTTCGCCCAGCCGCTCGATGTGGGCAGCCTGGCGCAGGAAGCAGGCATGAGCGTCCCGGCCTTCCACGCGAACTTCCGGGCGGTCACGCTTACGTCGCCCATCCAGTACATCAAGTCGACGCGCCTGCATCAGGCACGGCTCATGATGATCCGGGACGGCCTGACGGCTGCATCGGCGTCGGCGCGCGTCGGATACGAAAGCCCCTCCCAGTTCAGCCGGGAATTCAAGCGCTTCTTCGGCCGGTCGCCGATCGATGAGGCAAGGGACATGCGGGCATCGTTCGCGCTCAGTCCCGCGGTGTCGATCGCAGCGTTCGCGGGCGCGCATTGA
- a CDS encoding SDR family NAD(P)-dependent oxidoreductase, with protein sequence MNTQASEVLPFSGKVAIVTGAASGIGLATTDLLHAQGATVIAVDRGANVEDLARPGILPLVADVSKEESAVRAVSRAIDQCGRLDILVNNAGIIINKPLVDMTLDDWNGILAVNATGAFLFSREAMRAMVPAKSGAIVNVGSYACYQAFPTISAYAASKGALAQLTRALSLEAIEHGIRVNAVGSGDAVTNITNHIHADGQAFLAEHGKNAPIKRAAHPREIAEVIAFLASEKASYVVGAVVMADGGMSVALK encoded by the coding sequence ATGAATACGCAAGCATCCGAGGTACTTCCCTTCTCCGGCAAGGTCGCCATCGTGACCGGCGCCGCCAGCGGAATCGGTCTCGCGACGACGGACCTTCTTCACGCGCAAGGCGCCACCGTGATCGCGGTCGACCGGGGCGCGAACGTCGAGGACCTGGCCCGGCCAGGGATACTGCCGCTCGTCGCCGACGTCTCGAAGGAGGAAAGCGCCGTGCGCGCCGTGTCCAGGGCCATCGACCAATGCGGCAGGCTCGACATCCTGGTGAACAACGCCGGAATTATCATCAACAAGCCGCTGGTCGACATGACATTGGACGACTGGAACGGCATCCTGGCTGTCAACGCGACGGGCGCCTTCCTGTTCTCTCGCGAGGCAATGCGCGCGATGGTGCCGGCAAAGTCGGGGGCCATCGTCAATGTTGGTTCGTATGCGTGTTATCAGGCCTTTCCCACGATCTCCGCGTATGCGGCCTCGAAAGGCGCGCTAGCGCAGTTGACGCGCGCCTTGTCGCTGGAAGCGATCGAGCACGGCATACGTGTAAACGCCGTCGGTTCGGGCGACGCGGTGACCAACATTACCAACCACATCCACGCCGATGGGCAGGCCTTCCTGGCCGAGCACGGAAAGAATGCGCCCATCAAGCGTGCCGCTCACCCCAGGGAAATCGCCGAGGTGATCGCATTCCTGGCATCGGAAAAGGCCAGCTACGTGGTCGGCGCCGTGGTGATGGCCGATGGCGGGATGAGCGTGGCGCTCAAGTAA
- a CDS encoding quinone oxidoreductase family protein produces MRAITIDTYGGPEVVQVRDDAPVPIAGPGEILVRVVCAGVNFMDIHTRQGKYAESRTYPVRLPCTLGMEGAGIVVATGPGVSRLRVGHRVAWCIAWGSFADYAAIPARLAAVIPDEIGFDTAASAMFQGCTAHYLVHDVARLTRNSRCLVHAASGSIGQILIQMAKGIGATVYATASTEDKRAVALRCGADAALPYDNGGFADRVRHLTGGMGADVVFDSVGVATLRDSMRATRTRGLVINYGNVSGSVKDLDPYELGEAGSLFLTRPRLADHMGDAETVQRRADAVFAAILDGSLAIAIAHRYAFDELSQGHARIEAREQVGKAVAWI; encoded by the coding sequence ATGCGCGCCATCACCATCGACACCTACGGCGGCCCCGAGGTGGTGCAGGTTCGCGATGACGCCCCAGTGCCGATTGCCGGGCCCGGCGAAATCCTGGTGCGGGTCGTCTGTGCCGGCGTGAATTTCATGGATATCCATACGCGCCAGGGGAAATACGCGGAGTCCCGCACCTACCCCGTACGCCTTCCCTGTACCCTGGGCATGGAGGGCGCGGGCATCGTCGTGGCCACGGGTCCGGGCGTATCCCGGCTGCGGGTGGGACACCGGGTGGCCTGGTGTATTGCCTGGGGGAGCTTTGCCGACTATGCCGCCATCCCGGCGCGGCTTGCCGCCGTCATCCCCGACGAGATCGGTTTCGATACGGCCGCCTCGGCGATGTTCCAGGGCTGCACGGCGCATTACCTTGTTCACGATGTCGCCCGCCTGACGCGGAACAGCCGGTGCCTGGTGCATGCGGCTTCCGGCAGCATTGGCCAGATCCTGATCCAGATGGCCAAGGGCATCGGCGCTACCGTCTACGCCACGGCCAGCACCGAGGACAAGCGCGCGGTGGCCCTGCGATGCGGCGCGGACGCCGCCCTGCCCTATGACAACGGCGGCTTCGCGGACCGCGTGCGCCACCTGACCGGCGGCATGGGCGCGGACGTCGTATTCGACTCGGTTGGCGTGGCCACCTTGCGCGACAGCATGCGCGCCACCCGCACGCGCGGACTGGTTATCAATTACGGCAACGTATCGGGCTCGGTGAAGGACCTCGACCCTTACGAGCTCGGCGAAGCCGGATCGCTCTTCCTGACACGGCCACGGCTGGCCGACCACATGGGCGACGCCGAAACCGTTCAACGGCGCGCAGATGCGGTCTTCGCGGCCATCCTGGACGGCAGCCTGGCCATCGCAATCGCCCACCGCTACGCCTTCGACGAGCTCAGCCAGGGCCACGCGCGCATCGAAGCGCGGGAGCAAGTGGGCAAGGCGGTCGCCTGGATATAG
- a CDS encoding GntR family transcriptional regulator, with product MSHNSFSSLLFAETPLPAQVTGVMEAIETDIIRARILPRMRLIEDHLMEDYAAKRHVVRAALVELQRLGVVVKPPHLGAQIRRFDEQELDDLYRMRSVLHHTAIEMIEFPVAPGRLEAVEAACNAHAHAAASGELIAIHRSNMVFHRELYGLCDNVYLAESIRLHDWLSFPVRAYGVADAGALEQACREHQAMVDAVRAGNRAALEALSVAHMGRARAIYEAKFLTR from the coding sequence ATGAGCCACAATAGCTTTTCCTCTCTCCTCTTTGCCGAGACCCCGCTTCCCGCACAGGTCACCGGCGTCATGGAGGCGATCGAGACGGACATTATCCGCGCCCGCATCCTGCCTCGCATGCGGCTCATCGAAGACCACCTCATGGAAGACTACGCGGCCAAGCGCCACGTCGTGCGCGCGGCGCTGGTGGAACTGCAGCGCCTGGGCGTAGTGGTCAAGCCACCGCACCTGGGCGCGCAGATCCGGCGCTTCGATGAGCAGGAGCTGGACGACCTGTATCGCATGCGCAGCGTGCTGCACCACACCGCCATCGAAATGATCGAATTCCCGGTGGCGCCCGGCCGGCTGGAAGCGGTAGAGGCGGCATGCAACGCGCACGCGCACGCCGCGGCGTCGGGCGAGCTTATTGCCATACACCGCAGCAATATGGTGTTCCACCGCGAGCTCTACGGCCTGTGCGACAACGTCTACCTGGCCGAATCCATCCGGCTGCACGATTGGCTGAGCTTCCCGGTGCGGGCGTATGGGGTAGCCGATGCGGGTGCGCTCGAACAGGCCTGCCGGGAGCATCAAGCCATGGTCGATGCGGTCCGCGCCGGCAACCGCGCGGCGCTGGAAGCCCTGTCGGTGGCCCATATGGGACGTGCCCGCGCCATTTACGAAGCGAAGTTCCTGACGCGTTGA
- a CDS encoding SDR family oxidoreductase, with protein MAEQQSKAILVTGASSGIGEAAARMLAAQGHRLLIGARRTERLAELAAELKAAGGSVIYRELDVTSAASVKAFAQQALDSFGQIDVIVNNAGVMPLSPLRAIKVDEWDRMIDVNIRGVLHGIAAVLPVMERQGFGQVINMSSIGGLGVSPTAAVYCATKFAVRAISDGLRQETDKIRVTVICPGVVESELADSISDDTAREAMRDFRRVALAADAIARAVSYAIEQPASVDVSEIVVRPTASPF; from the coding sequence ATGGCAGAACAACAGTCCAAGGCGATTCTGGTTACTGGAGCGAGTAGCGGAATCGGCGAGGCGGCGGCACGCATGCTGGCGGCGCAAGGTCATCGCCTGCTTATAGGCGCACGGCGCACGGAACGACTGGCCGAGCTGGCGGCCGAGCTGAAGGCGGCCGGGGGCTCGGTCATCTACCGGGAACTGGATGTGACGTCGGCGGCCAGCGTCAAGGCATTCGCCCAGCAGGCGCTCGATAGCTTTGGGCAAATCGACGTAATCGTGAACAATGCGGGCGTCATGCCGCTGTCACCGCTTCGAGCCATCAAGGTGGACGAATGGGACCGGATGATCGACGTCAACATCCGCGGCGTTCTCCATGGCATCGCGGCTGTATTGCCGGTCATGGAGCGGCAAGGCTTCGGCCAGGTAATCAACATGTCGTCCATAGGTGGCCTTGGCGTTTCGCCGACAGCCGCTGTCTATTGCGCCACCAAATTTGCCGTGCGGGCGATCTCCGACGGCCTGCGCCAGGAAACCGACAAGATCCGCGTTACGGTCATCTGTCCGGGTGTCGTCGAATCGGAGCTGGCCGATTCGATCTCCGACGATACGGCGCGGGAGGCGATGCGTGATTTCAGGCGTGTCGCGTTGGCGGCGGACGCGATCGCACGCGCTGTCTCCTACGCAATCGAGCAACCGGCCAGCGTCGATGTGAGCGAAATCGTCGTTCGCCCCACGGCCAGCCCCTTTTGA
- a CDS encoding PAS domain S-box protein codes for MSRQEAVDKRPPPAHDFRRLVESIQRYAVYMVSPDGVVLSWNAGARQLTGWDAVDIVGRHYSEAYERADQATTDPTTLLDDAKCKSVVVRDGFMRRKGGSQVRVSTTVDPVRDDDGTLLGFAFVSCDVADIDASDEALRRSEEQFQLLMRGVVDYAIYMLDRNGHVTTWNAGAERIKGYSREEILGSHFSRFYTDNDREAGVPAQALQAALREGRYEREAWRVRKDGTLFYAHVVIDPVFDPDNNHVGFAKVTRDITEKQAAKEELERTQRALQQAQKLETIGKLTGGVAHDFNNLLQVIGGNLQLLASDIQDTDRAKKRLANAFSGVQRGAKLASHLLAFGRRQPLDPSVVNIRTFLRGFDDMLRRSLGEAIEVETIVAGGLWNTMIDAAQLENALLNLAINARDAMNGVGKLTIEIGNAYLDDAYARTHPEVKAGQYVMLAVTDTGSGMASDVMAQAVEPFFSTKPEGQGTGLGLSMVYGFVKQSGGHLALYSELGHGTTVRLYLPRSFEKEDVGGDSVPIPIAGGSETILVAEDDEQVCTTVVELLRGLGYQVLRAGDGESAFAIIASGIKIDLLFTDVVMPGPLRSPDLARKAQERQPDMAVLFTSGYTQNAIVHGGRLDKGVELIAKPYTREDLARKVRHVIANHKHRRNGLRGRAEPAAPVPPVQSAARQLTILLVDDDEDVRTITAAMLETLGHVALEAADANAAFAALDEKTPDLMLVDVGLQGMSGIELANEVKKKWPGVGIVYATGQDAPSDSAPDMVLRKPYSTNEIVQVLKPFLKMPNPLA; via the coding sequence ATGTCACGGCAAGAGGCTGTCGACAAACGGCCGCCGCCGGCCCATGACTTCCGACGCCTGGTCGAATCGATCCAGCGGTATGCCGTTTACATGGTGTCGCCCGACGGTGTGGTGCTCAGCTGGAACGCGGGCGCACGCCAACTGACCGGGTGGGATGCGGTCGACATCGTTGGCCGCCATTATTCCGAGGCCTACGAACGGGCCGACCAGGCGACGACAGACCCGACGACGCTCTTGGACGATGCGAAGTGCAAAAGCGTTGTCGTTCGAGATGGCTTCATGCGCCGTAAGGGCGGATCGCAGGTGCGCGTGAGCACCACGGTTGACCCGGTGCGCGACGACGATGGGACGTTACTGGGCTTTGCCTTCGTTTCATGCGATGTCGCCGATATCGATGCGTCTGACGAAGCCCTGCGTCGGAGCGAGGAGCAGTTTCAGCTGCTTATGCGCGGCGTAGTGGACTATGCCATCTATATGTTGGATCGCAACGGCCATGTAACCACATGGAATGCCGGGGCCGAGCGGATCAAGGGCTATTCCCGCGAAGAAATCCTGGGCAGCCATTTCTCGCGCTTCTACACCGACAATGACCGGGAAGCAGGTGTGCCGGCACAAGCCTTGCAAGCTGCCCTTCGCGAAGGCCGTTACGAGCGCGAAGCATGGCGGGTGCGCAAGGACGGCACCCTCTTCTACGCTCATGTGGTGATCGATCCGGTCTTCGATCCCGACAACAATCATGTCGGGTTCGCGAAGGTAACGCGGGATATCACCGAAAAACAGGCAGCCAAGGAAGAACTGGAACGTACGCAGCGCGCGTTGCAACAGGCGCAAAAGCTGGAGACGATCGGCAAGCTGACCGGTGGAGTGGCGCACGACTTCAATAACCTGCTGCAGGTTATTGGCGGGAACCTGCAACTGCTGGCGTCGGATATACAGGATACCGACCGTGCGAAGAAGCGGCTGGCGAATGCGTTTTCCGGGGTGCAGCGTGGCGCGAAGCTGGCAAGCCATCTTCTGGCGTTCGGGCGCAGGCAACCCCTGGATCCCAGCGTCGTGAATATCCGCACGTTCCTGCGCGGCTTCGACGATATGCTGCGACGCAGCCTGGGCGAAGCGATCGAGGTGGAGACCATCGTCGCGGGGGGCCTCTGGAACACCATGATAGACGCGGCGCAGCTCGAGAACGCACTGCTGAACCTCGCGATCAATGCCCGGGACGCGATGAACGGTGTAGGAAAACTCACCATAGAAATCGGCAACGCATACCTCGACGACGCCTACGCCCGCACGCATCCGGAGGTGAAGGCGGGCCAGTACGTCATGCTGGCGGTCACCGATACGGGTTCGGGCATGGCCAGCGACGTGATGGCGCAGGCTGTCGAGCCGTTCTTTTCCACTAAGCCGGAAGGCCAGGGTACAGGCTTGGGGCTGTCGATGGTCTACGGGTTCGTCAAGCAGTCAGGTGGGCACCTGGCGCTATATAGCGAGCTCGGCCACGGCACGACGGTCAGGTTGTACCTGCCCAGGTCTTTCGAGAAAGAGGACGTTGGAGGGGACTCCGTGCCCATACCGATAGCCGGCGGCTCGGAGACGATCCTGGTGGCGGAAGACGACGAACAGGTCTGTACGACCGTCGTCGAATTGTTGCGCGGCCTGGGATATCAAGTACTCCGCGCCGGCGATGGCGAGAGCGCGTTCGCGATCATCGCCAGCGGTATAAAAATCGATCTGCTTTTCACCGATGTCGTGATGCCGGGACCGCTACGCAGCCCGGACCTGGCGCGCAAGGCGCAGGAGCGGCAGCCGGACATGGCGGTACTGTTCACGTCCGGGTACACCCAGAATGCCATCGTGCACGGTGGCCGGCTGGACAAAGGCGTCGAACTGATCGCCAAGCCGTACACCAGGGAAGATCTGGCCCGCAAAGTGCGGCATGTCATCGCGAATCATAAGCATCGCCGCAATGGTTTGCGTGGGCGGGCAGAACCCGCAGCGCCTGTCCCGCCCGTCCAGTCGGCGGCACGCCAGCTGACCATCCTGCTGGTGGACGACGACGAGGACGTGCGGACCATTACCGCAGCCATGCTCGAAACCCTCGGACATGTGGCCTTGGAAGCCGCCGACGCGAACGCCGCCTTTGCAGCCCTTGATGAAAAGACGCCCGACCTGATGCTGGTGGACGTGGGCTTGCAGGGCATGTCGGGCATTGAGCTGGCCAACGAGGTCAAGAAGAAGTGGCCGGGCGTCGGCATCGTTTACGCGACCGGGCAGGACGCGCCGTCCGATTCCGCGCCCGATATGGTGCTGCGCAAGCCCTACAGTACCAATGAGATCGTGCAGGTGTTGAAGCCATTCCTGAAGATGCCGAACCCCTTGGCCTGA
- a CDS encoding aldehyde dehydrogenase yields MNASTEPQDIISIDPANGQEVGRVKATTLAELDAAVARAWTAFNESGWKSLLPHRRALVLNAIADGIVAEKERLAQLQMRDNGKPIAECRGMVESAIGTFRYYAAVCETLETDVTPPRGDYVSFTVLEPFGVVAAITPWNSPIMNDATKVAPALAAGNAVILKPSEDSPLLGPELARIAREAGLPENLLQVVQGRGAEIGAALVAHPGVRMISFTGGTVAGSHIGKVAGERLVPAALELGGKSPHVVFADADREHAVAAVVAGIFGSSGQSCVAGSRLFIEASVYDEVLAAVVERAKALKVALPDAAGVEVGPLASFHHRDRVARFVDRARAEGGRILCGGEAPAGGEYDHGAFYLPTIIDGLGSDAASCQEEAFGPVLVALPFKDEADLIAQANGTVFGLACGIWTESFKKAWRIGRALEAGSVWINTYKQSVTSTPFGGFKNSGIGREKGIDGMKLYAQVKSMYFGLHAHPLPVAK; encoded by the coding sequence ATGAACGCCTCAACCGAACCCCAGGACATCATCAGTATCGACCCCGCCAACGGCCAGGAGGTCGGACGCGTCAAGGCCACGACGTTGGCGGAGCTCGATGCCGCCGTGGCGCGCGCCTGGACCGCCTTCAACGAATCAGGGTGGAAGTCGCTGCTGCCGCACCGCCGCGCGCTGGTGCTCAATGCGATTGCCGACGGCATCGTGGCCGAGAAGGAGCGACTGGCCCAATTGCAAATGCGCGACAACGGCAAGCCCATCGCCGAATGCCGCGGCATGGTCGAATCGGCCATCGGCACATTCCGCTATTACGCGGCCGTGTGCGAAACGCTGGAAACCGACGTTACGCCCCCGCGTGGCGATTACGTATCTTTCACGGTGCTGGAGCCGTTCGGCGTGGTGGCCGCCATCACGCCCTGGAACTCGCCCATCATGAACGACGCGACCAAGGTGGCGCCCGCGCTGGCCGCGGGCAATGCGGTCATTCTGAAGCCTTCCGAAGACTCGCCGCTTCTGGGCCCGGAGCTGGCACGTATCGCGCGCGAAGCCGGCTTGCCGGAGAACCTGCTGCAGGTGGTGCAGGGCCGGGGCGCGGAGATCGGGGCGGCCCTGGTGGCGCATCCTGGTGTGCGCATGATCTCCTTCACCGGCGGTACGGTCGCAGGTTCGCATATCGGCAAGGTGGCCGGCGAACGGCTGGTGCCGGCGGCGCTGGAACTGGGCGGCAAATCGCCCCATGTGGTGTTCGCCGATGCCGACCGCGAGCATGCGGTGGCCGCGGTAGTGGCCGGCATCTTCGGCTCTTCCGGACAGTCCTGCGTGGCCGGTTCGCGCCTGTTCATCGAGGCCAGCGTGTACGACGAGGTGCTGGCAGCCGTCGTCGAACGCGCCAAGGCACTGAAGGTTGCGTTGCCCGATGCAGCCGGCGTGGAAGTGGGTCCTTTGGCGTCCTTCCATCATCGCGACCGGGTGGCGCGATTCGTGGATCGCGCCCGGGCGGAGGGAGGACGTATCCTTTGCGGCGGCGAAGCGCCGGCCGGCGGGGAATACGACCACGGCGCGTTCTACCTGCCCACCATCATCGACGGCCTGGGGTCGGACGCAGCCAGCTGCCAGGAAGAGGCCTTCGGCCCCGTGCTGGTGGCCCTGCCTTTCAAGGACGAAGCCGACCTGATCGCGCAGGCCAACGGTACTGTGTTCGGCCTGGCCTGCGGCATCTGGACGGAAAGCTTCAAGAAGGCCTGGCGCATCGGCCGTGCGCTGGAGGCGGGCTCGGTATGGATCAACACCTACAAGCAGTCCGTCACCAGCACGCCATTCGGCGGCTTCAAGAACAGCGGCATCGGCCGTGAAAAGGGCATCGACGGCATGAAGCTTTACGCACAGGTCAAGAGTATGTACTTCGGCCTTCACGCCCACCCCTTGCCGGTGGCGAAGTAA
- a CDS encoding NAD(P)-dependent oxidoreductase — translation MSISKVAVYGLGNMGYLVAERIAAARFVTKVADLDKTLVQRAQDGFQAVPINGPEDLADVDVVVLSLPSPAISLAVLGQIAARLPSHAVVLETSTVNPKDIHASKKLLDSFGLRIVDASVMAGVSQMKAGTAMLLMGGDPAAVADSQPVLDAIAPKQIYFGDSGAGAAAKVINNAVAHAVMVVVAEAGALATASGVSCEKLVSLLSDPQMGLHRPLTHRYAERIAQGNYEGGMPLDAARKDSVLALELAQTLGVPLFAIQGSHTIYEIAAASGYGRDDYAAIAKVWADWGKPAVPTA, via the coding sequence ATGAGTATTTCCAAAGTTGCCGTCTACGGCCTGGGCAACATGGGGTATCTGGTCGCCGAGCGCATCGCCGCCGCGCGATTCGTCACCAAAGTCGCCGACCTCGACAAGACGCTGGTGCAGCGTGCGCAGGACGGCTTCCAGGCCGTGCCGATCAACGGCCCGGAAGATCTGGCCGATGTCGATGTAGTGGTGCTGTCCTTGCCCAGCCCGGCCATCTCCCTGGCCGTACTGGGCCAGATCGCCGCCAGGCTGCCCAGCCATGCGGTGGTGCTGGAAACCAGCACGGTCAACCCCAAGGACATCCACGCCAGCAAAAAGCTGCTGGACTCGTTCGGCCTGCGCATCGTCGATGCCTCGGTCATGGCCGGTGTCAGCCAGATGAAGGCCGGCACCGCCATGCTGCTGATGGGCGGCGACCCGGCCGCGGTCGCCGATAGCCAGCCAGTGCTCGACGCCATCGCACCCAAGCAGATCTATTTCGGGGACTCCGGCGCGGGGGCGGCGGCCAAGGTCATCAACAATGCCGTGGCGCATGCCGTCATGGTGGTCGTGGCCGAGGCGGGCGCATTGGCCACCGCCTCGGGCGTGAGCTGCGAGAAGCTCGTGTCCTTGTTGTCCGATCCGCAAATGGGCCTGCATCGTCCGCTGACCCACCGCTATGCGGAACGCATCGCCCAGGGCAACTACGAAGGCGGCATGCCGCTGGACGCGGCCCGCAAGGATTCAGTGCTGGCGCTCGAACTGGCGCAGACGCTGGGTGTGCCGCTGTTCGCCATCCAGGGTTCGCACACCATCTATGAAATCGCCGCCGCTTCCGGCTATGGCCGTGACGACTACGCGGCCATCGCCAAGGTGTGGGCGGACTGGGGCAAGCCGGCGGTCCCCACGGCATGA
- a CDS encoding NAD(P)-dependent oxidoreductase, producing MDIGILGLGAMGREMARNLVNAGHAVKAWNRSGGQVDGVGMVGTPSQALQADIALTMLSDDAAIRSVLLDTNVLAQARPGLVHVVASTISVSFAQELVKHHEQAGIDYVAAPVLGRPDVAAKGELNILTAGSPASLGKARPVLEAIGKRIWDMGDQPPTAHAAKIACNMMITMAIEAMAEAVVLTQANGLARERFFELILNTLFGSRSYQVYSANIMQDHYEPGFKASLGLKDLRLASSAAAQLGRTLPMLDAVHGQMARAVEAGGGEKDWSVMADYTIRSAG from the coding sequence ATGGACATAGGAATCCTTGGCCTTGGCGCAATGGGCCGCGAGATGGCGCGCAACCTGGTCAATGCAGGCCACGCCGTCAAAGCGTGGAACCGCTCGGGCGGCCAGGTCGATGGTGTCGGCATGGTCGGCACGCCATCGCAGGCCCTGCAGGCGGACATCGCCTTGACCATGCTCTCCGATGACGCAGCCATCCGTAGCGTCTTGCTCGATACGAACGTGCTGGCCCAGGCCAGGCCAGGCCTGGTGCATGTGGTGGCCTCGACGATTTCCGTGTCGTTCGCCCAGGAGCTGGTCAAGCATCACGAGCAGGCGGGAATCGACTATGTCGCCGCACCGGTGCTCGGGCGGCCGGATGTGGCCGCAAAGGGAGAACTCAACATCCTCACCGCCGGCTCGCCGGCTTCGCTCGGCAAAGCCAGGCCCGTGCTGGAGGCGATCGGCAAGCGAATCTGGGACATGGGCGATCAGCCGCCCACGGCGCATGCCGCCAAGATTGCCTGCAATATGATGATCACCATGGCGATCGAAGCCATGGCTGAAGCGGTCGTCCTGACCCAGGCGAATGGCCTGGCACGCGAGCGCTTCTTCGAATTGATCCTGAACACCTTGTTCGGCAGCCGCTCCTACCAGGTCTATTCGGCCAACATAATGCAGGATCACTACGAACCGGGGTTCAAGGCTTCGCTGGGACTGAAGGATCTGCGGCTGGCCAGTTCGGCGGCAGCGCAACTGGGACGCACCCTGCCGATGCTCGATGCGGTGCATGGCCAGATGGCGCGGGCCGTAGAGGCGGGCGGCGGGGAGAAGGACTGGTCCGTGATGGCCGACTACACCATCCGGTCGGCGGGTTAG
- a CDS encoding TetR/AcrR family transcriptional regulator, which produces MGNRTPRTFERDRAIDEAMHLFRKNGYESTSLARRKAGIGGGIPAPSFYAAFGSKEALFRQCMQRYLSAYARVTGMPVRCGSSAS; this is translated from the coding sequence ATGGGCAACCGGACGCCGCGAACCTTCGAGCGGGACAGGGCGATCGACGAAGCGATGCATCTGTTCCGGAAGAACGGATACGAATCGACGTCGTTGGCGCGACGGAAGGCTGGCATTGGGGGCGGCATCCCCGCGCCCAGCTTCTACGCAGCGTTCGGCTCCAAGGAGGCGCTGTTCCGGCAGTGCATGCAGCGCTACCTGTCTGCCTACGCGCGCGTGACAGGAATGCCTGTGCGATGCGGATCTTCCGCCTCGTGA